One genomic window of Azospirillum sp. TSH58 includes the following:
- the cobD gene encoding threonine-phosphate decarboxylase CobD yields the protein MMAESAAGSKRLVDEGSVQGEIIHGGDLDAARSAFPGAPEPWVDLSTGINPWPYPLPSIPAEAWARLPGRAAETALREAAAACYGVPSPDRVAAAGGSQALIQILPRLRRPGTVAVLGPTYAEHAAGWAKAGHRVSEMESLDACDADVVVVVNPNNPDGRIVPPDTLLALAERQAARGGWLVVDEAFAEVAPECSVAPVAGRAGLVILRSFGKFFGLAGVRLGFLLGEPALVRDVRAAVGPWAVSGPGLAVATAALSDSAWIAATRRRLAEAAARFDARLAGAGLRVAGGTSLFRLIDDPQAAGLYNALGSAGVLVRRFDYRQDWLRLGLPVDKEAEDRVIVACETFKNRWILRLK from the coding sequence ATGATGGCGGAATCGGCGGCGGGGTCCAAGAGGCTCGTCGATGAAGGGAGCGTCCAGGGTGAGATCATCCATGGCGGCGACCTCGACGCGGCGCGGTCGGCCTTTCCGGGGGCGCCGGAGCCCTGGGTGGACCTGTCCACCGGCATCAACCCCTGGCCGTACCCGTTGCCGTCCATCCCGGCCGAGGCCTGGGCGCGCCTGCCGGGCCGGGCTGCCGAAACGGCGCTGCGCGAGGCCGCGGCGGCCTGCTACGGCGTGCCGTCGCCGGACCGCGTCGCCGCCGCTGGCGGTTCCCAGGCGCTGATCCAGATCCTGCCGCGGCTGCGCCGTCCGGGGACGGTCGCCGTGCTGGGGCCGACCTACGCCGAGCATGCCGCGGGCTGGGCCAAGGCCGGCCATCGCGTGAGCGAGATGGAGTCGCTGGACGCCTGCGACGCGGACGTCGTGGTGGTGGTGAATCCGAACAACCCGGACGGCCGCATCGTCCCTCCCGACACCCTGTTGGCTCTGGCGGAGCGGCAGGCGGCGCGGGGCGGCTGGCTGGTGGTGGACGAGGCCTTCGCCGAGGTCGCCCCGGAGTGCAGCGTGGCGCCCGTTGCCGGGCGCGCCGGTCTGGTCATCCTGCGCTCCTTCGGGAAGTTCTTTGGGCTGGCCGGGGTCCGGCTCGGCTTCCTGCTCGGCGAGCCGGCGCTGGTCCGGGATGTACGCGCCGCCGTGGGACCCTGGGCGGTGTCGGGGCCTGGGCTGGCCGTCGCCACCGCGGCGCTGTCGGATTCGGCGTGGATCGCCGCCACCCGGCGCCGTCTGGCCGAGGCCGCGGCCCGCTTCGACGCGCGTTTGGCGGGTGCCGGATTGCGCGTCGCCGGAGGGACCTCGCTCTTTCGTCTCATAGACGATCCCCAGGCCGCCGGGCTTTACAACGCCTTGGGGAGCGCCGGGGTGTTGGTGCGCCGGTTCGACTATCGGCAGGACTGGCTGAGGCTGGGGTTGCCGGTGGACAAGGAAGCGGAGGACCGTGTGATAGTTGCGTGTGAAACATTCAAAAATCGATGGATTTTGCGCTTAAAATAG
- a CDS encoding methyl-accepting chemotaxis protein, whose protein sequence is MTSLSSVSKSLAAAALVALLSAAQAVHGFATGNVAAAALGLVAVLPCLAAIRWLTLTNRTIRKAMAVIAAAEKGDLQPRILNIHGQSPIADMLRTINRLLDRVESFGKEANAAMQHAAEGQYYRRIVMTGMVGEFGAYARQINDGLAAMDGKSREFVESATRIGANIKEVAQSLSASAAQLEASSTAMTATAATASEQSFSAASAAEQVSSNVDGVAAATGEVSGAIGEVAQGVSRTADLARSSVEKVREADATIRSLLAASDQIGAVVQLINDIASQTNLLALNATIEAARAGEAGKGFAVVATEVKNLANQTAQATEDITLQIAQLQSVTRDTAAVIQHVGGMIHDIDEIAVGIAGAAEQQSAAIDEISRSIREASAGVRTVADAVTSVSSGAQDASAAASQVLSSAGELARRAVTLNGDIDSFVARVCGGKR, encoded by the coding sequence ATGACGAGTTTGTCTTCAGTCTCTAAATCGCTCGCCGCCGCCGCTTTGGTCGCCCTGCTGTCGGCGGCGCAGGCGGTGCACGGTTTCGCCACCGGCAACGTCGCCGCCGCCGCGCTGGGCCTGGTGGCGGTCCTCCCCTGTCTTGCCGCGATCCGCTGGCTGACGCTCACCAACCGGACCATCCGGAAAGCCATGGCGGTGATCGCCGCGGCGGAGAAGGGCGACCTTCAGCCGCGCATCCTGAACATCCACGGCCAGAGTCCCATCGCGGACATGCTGCGCACCATCAACCGCCTTCTGGACCGCGTGGAGTCCTTCGGCAAGGAGGCCAACGCCGCCATGCAGCACGCGGCGGAGGGGCAGTATTACCGGCGCATCGTGATGACCGGCATGGTCGGGGAGTTCGGCGCCTACGCCCGCCAGATCAACGACGGGCTGGCGGCCATGGACGGCAAGAGCCGCGAGTTCGTGGAGAGCGCCACCCGCATCGGCGCCAACATCAAGGAGGTGGCGCAGAGCCTGTCGGCCAGCGCCGCCCAGCTCGAAGCGTCCTCCACCGCCATGACGGCGACCGCCGCCACGGCCAGCGAGCAGTCCTTCTCCGCGGCCTCCGCGGCGGAGCAGGTGTCGTCCAACGTGGACGGGGTCGCCGCGGCGACCGGCGAGGTCTCGGGCGCCATCGGCGAGGTGGCCCAGGGCGTGTCCCGCACCGCCGATCTCGCCCGCAGCTCGGTGGAGAAGGTGCGGGAGGCGGACGCCACCATCCGCTCCCTGCTCGCCGCCTCCGACCAGATCGGTGCGGTCGTTCAGCTCATCAACGACATCGCCAGCCAGACCAACCTGCTGGCGCTCAACGCGACGATCGAGGCGGCGCGCGCCGGGGAGGCCGGCAAGGGCTTCGCCGTGGTGGCGACCGAGGTGAAGAATCTCGCCAACCAGACCGCCCAGGCGACGGAGGACATCACCCTTCAGATCGCCCAGCTCCAGTCGGTGACCCGCGACACGGCGGCGGTGATCCAGCATGTCGGCGGCATGATCCACGACATCGACGAGATCGCGGTCGGCATCGCCGGCGCCGCCGAACAGCAGAGCGCGGCCATCGACGAGATCAGCCGGTCCATCCGCGAGGCGTCGGCCGGCGTGCGCACCGTGGCCGACGCGGTGACCAGCGTGTCCTCGGGCGCTCAGGACGCCAGCGCCGCCGCCAGTCAGGTGCTCTCGTCGGCCGGAGAGCTGGCGCGCCGCGCCGTGACGCTGAACGGCGACATCGACAGCTTTGTCGCCCGTGTCTGCGGCGGGAAGCGCTGA
- a CDS encoding diguanylate cyclase, with translation MSPSGDAEETRAALWRAFDTLPSGVCVTTDTGTILYANPALHSLLHYAPGHLTGHDLAALEPEDVVPPSLPDASGERPLRRLDGGTVWVSESIGPLTGPLGERQSLRIYTDVTHHRQAQAALRDQLLMKEVLFETLPVPVFVKNAAGEYTDCNDAFERYTGLERRSIVTKTAFAVMDPRIAKAHAEQDRELTINWGQRSYEEAVPFVGGTTRLSSLTKAVFCDSTGNLGGIVGVIHDLTEGLPSEERLQAILEQSPVGVSVSRRDDGRIIFVNTRFAELIGLKREDLIGRQARDYYLDRHQRERVIERLRSYGSVTNMEVQFRRADGSSFWTLFTVNQAVIQGVQVNLAWIYDYTDRRNMEEALRDMASRDPLTGIYNRRSFMELARSQLARAHRFSEPMSVFVLDVDHFKRINDSYGHATGDDALRMVAGGCQAILREYDILGRLGGEEFVVVLPGATAEESRVVAERVRRHLSRMAIPGPEGRFHLTSSIGISAIEGAYDTLEKAIHRADLALYRAKREGRNRVVVYEQGM, from the coding sequence ATGAGTCCTTCTGGGGATGCGGAGGAAACCCGGGCTGCGCTGTGGCGTGCGTTCGACACGCTGCCGTCGGGGGTCTGCGTCACCACGGACACGGGGACCATCCTGTACGCCAACCCGGCCCTGCACAGCCTTCTGCATTACGCCCCCGGCCATCTGACCGGCCATGACCTCGCGGCGCTGGAACCTGAGGACGTCGTTCCCCCGTCCCTGCCGGACGCCTCCGGAGAGCGGCCGCTGCGGCGCCTGGACGGCGGAACCGTCTGGGTCTCGGAGTCGATCGGTCCCCTCACCGGGCCGCTGGGGGAGCGGCAGTCGCTGCGCATCTACACCGACGTCACCCATCATCGGCAGGCGCAAGCCGCGCTGCGCGACCAGCTTCTGATGAAGGAGGTGCTGTTCGAGACGCTGCCGGTTCCCGTCTTCGTGAAGAACGCGGCGGGCGAATACACCGATTGCAACGACGCCTTCGAGCGCTACACCGGTCTGGAGCGCCGGAGCATCGTCACCAAGACCGCCTTCGCGGTGATGGACCCGCGGATCGCCAAGGCGCACGCCGAGCAGGATCGCGAACTGACCATCAATTGGGGCCAGCGCAGCTACGAGGAGGCGGTTCCCTTCGTCGGCGGCACCACCCGGCTGTCCAGCCTGACCAAAGCGGTGTTCTGCGACAGCACCGGGAACCTGGGCGGCATCGTCGGCGTGATCCACGACCTGACGGAAGGGCTTCCCAGCGAGGAGCGGCTCCAGGCCATCCTGGAGCAGAGTCCGGTCGGCGTGTCGGTGTCGCGCCGCGACGACGGGAGGATCATCTTCGTCAACACGCGCTTCGCGGAACTGATCGGGCTGAAGCGCGAGGATCTGATCGGCCGGCAGGCCCGCGACTATTATCTGGACCGGCACCAGCGGGAACGGGTGATCGAGCGGCTGCGCTCCTATGGGTCGGTGACCAACATGGAGGTGCAGTTCCGCCGGGCGGACGGATCGTCCTTCTGGACGCTGTTCACCGTCAATCAGGCGGTGATCCAGGGCGTCCAGGTGAATCTGGCCTGGATCTACGACTACACCGACCGCCGGAACATGGAGGAGGCGCTGCGGGACATGGCGTCCCGCGATCCGCTGACGGGGATCTACAACCGGCGTTCCTTCATGGAGCTGGCGCGCTCGCAACTGGCCCGCGCCCACCGTTTCAGCGAGCCGATGTCGGTCTTCGTGCTGGACGTCGACCATTTCAAGCGGATCAACGACAGCTACGGCCATGCCACCGGCGACGACGCCCTGCGCATGGTGGCCGGCGGCTGTCAGGCCATCCTGCGCGAATACGACATTCTCGGCCGGCTCGGCGGCGAGGAGTTCGTGGTGGTCCTGCCCGGCGCCACCGCGGAGGAATCCCGCGTGGTGGCCGAGCGGGTGCGCCGCCACCTGTCCCGCATGGCGATTCCGGGACCCGAAGGCCGCTTCCATCTGACCAGCAGCATCGGCATTTCCGCGATCGAGGGCGCCTACGACACGCTGGAAAAGGCGATCCACCGCGCCGACCTCGCCCTCTACCGGGCCAAGCGCGAAGGGCGCAACCGGGTCGTCGTGTACGAACAGGGGATGTGA
- a CDS encoding type III PLP-dependent enzyme, translating to MGFIRSRSAVAPLRRGVSVSAPSFGASPVSDRRTSVHQAVALARPEEPMHCIRPGVLADTASSFVAAFDAAVSGDVLYAVKCNPEPAVLRALWAGGVRHFDVASPGEIRLIRQMFPEAVLHYMHPVKGREAIRTAYQQYGVRDFVLDSMEELQKILEETGDAQDLGLVVRLALPKGNAVYDLSGKFGAPAAEAVELLQAVRMVAPKVGVSFHVGSQMLDPSAYERALELAGRIIAESGVVIDVLDVGGGFPVSYPGVTPPPLGDFMEAIARGVARLDLPAHCRVWCEPGRALVAPGVSLVVQVVKRRGNELFINDGVYGALSDAGVPGFRFPARMIRPFAPMGDEPVEAFAFYGPTCDSADRMNGPFHLPADIRAGDWIELGQLGAYGSCLRTAFNGFDQARVVEVSDAPLLETPGYVLKSCVA from the coding sequence ATGGGCTTCATCCGTTCCCGTTCCGCCGTCGCCCCGCTGCGCCGCGGCGTTTCCGTTTCCGCCCCGTCCTTCGGCGCTTCGCCGGTGTCGGACCGCCGCACCTCCGTCCATCAGGCGGTGGCGCTGGCCCGTCCCGAGGAGCCGATGCACTGCATTCGTCCGGGCGTCCTGGCCGACACCGCGTCCAGCTTCGTGGCCGCCTTCGACGCCGCCGTGTCGGGCGACGTGCTCTACGCCGTGAAGTGCAACCCGGAGCCGGCGGTGCTGCGCGCCCTGTGGGCCGGCGGCGTGCGCCACTTCGACGTGGCGTCGCCCGGCGAGATCCGCCTGATCCGCCAGATGTTCCCGGAGGCGGTGCTGCATTACATGCACCCGGTGAAGGGGCGCGAGGCGATCCGCACCGCCTACCAGCAGTACGGCGTGCGCGACTTCGTGCTCGACAGCATGGAGGAGCTTCAGAAGATCCTGGAGGAGACGGGCGACGCCCAGGACCTCGGTCTCGTCGTGCGTCTGGCCCTGCCGAAGGGCAACGCGGTCTACGACCTGTCCGGCAAGTTCGGCGCCCCGGCGGCGGAAGCGGTCGAACTGCTCCAGGCCGTGCGCATGGTGGCCCCGAAGGTCGGCGTGTCCTTCCATGTCGGCTCGCAGATGCTCGACCCGTCCGCCTACGAGCGGGCGCTGGAGCTGGCCGGCCGCATCATCGCGGAGTCGGGCGTGGTGATCGACGTTCTGGATGTCGGCGGCGGCTTCCCCGTCTCCTATCCGGGCGTCACCCCGCCGCCGCTCGGCGACTTCATGGAGGCCATCGCCCGCGGCGTGGCCAGGCTCGACCTGCCGGCCCACTGCCGCGTCTGGTGCGAGCCGGGCCGCGCGCTGGTCGCGCCGGGCGTGTCGCTGGTCGTGCAGGTGGTCAAGCGCCGGGGCAACGAGCTGTTCATCAACGACGGCGTCTACGGCGCCCTGTCGGACGCCGGGGTCCCCGGCTTCCGCTTCCCGGCCCGGATGATCCGTCCCTTCGCGCCGATGGGGGACGAGCCGGTGGAGGCCTTCGCCTTCTACGGCCCGACCTGCGACAGCGCGGACCGCATGAACGGCCCGTTCCACCTGCCGGCGGACATCCGCGCCGGCGACTGGATCGAGCTGGGCCAGCTGGGGGCCTACGGCTCCTGCCTGCGCACCGCCTTCAACGGGTTCGACCAGGCCCGCGTGGTCGAGGTTTCGGACGCGCCGCTGCTGGAAACGCCCGGCTATGTGCTGAAGAGCTGCGTCGCCTAA
- a CDS encoding PAS domain-containing protein has protein sequence MAVSIGGTHSGSTGRERTFHRDEIIVSKTDLKGCITYANDVFLRISGYDESELLGQPHNIVRHPDMPRCVYKLLWSRIEAGNEIFAYVINRAKNGDHYWVFAHVTPVFGNPDSGNGRTITGYHSSRRVPARPAVDAATGLYAALRTEEARHADRNAAMAASGAMLEKLLRDKGTSYDEFVFSL, from the coding sequence ATGGCGGTCAGCATCGGCGGCACACACAGTGGCTCGACCGGACGGGAGCGGACATTTCACCGCGACGAGATCATCGTCTCCAAGACCGATCTCAAAGGCTGCATCACCTACGCCAACGACGTGTTCCTGCGCATCAGCGGGTACGACGAGTCGGAACTGCTGGGACAGCCGCACAACATCGTCCGCCATCCGGACATGCCCCGCTGCGTCTACAAGCTGCTGTGGAGCCGCATCGAGGCCGGGAACGAAATCTTCGCCTATGTGATCAACCGGGCGAAGAACGGCGACCATTACTGGGTGTTCGCCCACGTCACGCCGGTTTTCGGCAATCCCGACAGCGGGAACGGGCGGACCATCACCGGCTACCACTCCAGCCGGCGCGTTCCGGCGCGGCCGGCGGTGGATGCGGCGACGGGTCTCTACGCCGCGCTGCGGACGGAAGAGGCGCGGCACGCCGACCGGAACGCGGCCATGGCGGCCTCCGGCGCCATGCTGGAAAAACTCCTGCGCGACAAGGGCACGAGCTATGACGAGTTTGTCTTCAGTCTCTAA
- a CDS encoding hemerythrin domain-containing protein: protein MTTDGHTVPRTGNGFIDAAHRSLMDHVETIRRECAAGASRESMIPRFSRFADEMRMHFDHEEVIIRAAGFTRWEEHASHHAMLDQQFGRLIDYVRGCDVTSDFLCTVAGTLDAALCGHEIRHDGDYTALVRDASLAPEGRTLIAWSSAFDVGVGPLDAQHRQLAELMNELDVMSRRGASIGESLDLLGMLHDHVHAHFAMEEGVLRRVAPSRFVAHRNHHRLLESQFAGIRQQVESGRLDPGVAVRGFLRFWLMDHVLGSDRPTFADAADAAPR, encoded by the coding sequence ATGACCACGGACGGCCACACCGTCCCGCGCACGGGCAACGGCTTCATCGACGCGGCCCACCGCTCGCTGATGGACCATGTCGAGACCATCCGCCGCGAATGCGCAGCCGGCGCCTCCCGCGAGTCCATGATTCCCCGCTTCAGCCGCTTCGCGGACGAGATGCGCATGCATTTCGACCATGAGGAGGTGATCATCCGCGCCGCCGGATTCACGCGGTGGGAGGAGCACGCCAGCCATCACGCGATGCTGGACCAGCAGTTCGGCCGTCTCATCGACTATGTGCGCGGATGCGACGTCACCTCGGACTTCCTGTGCACGGTGGCGGGCACGCTGGACGCCGCCCTGTGCGGGCACGAGATCCGGCACGACGGCGATTACACAGCGCTGGTGCGCGACGCCTCCCTGGCGCCGGAAGGGCGGACGCTGATCGCCTGGAGCAGCGCCTTCGACGTCGGGGTGGGGCCGCTCGACGCGCAGCATCGCCAGCTCGCCGAACTGATGAACGAACTGGACGTGATGAGCCGCCGGGGCGCCTCGATCGGCGAATCGCTGGACCTTCTGGGCATGCTGCACGACCATGTGCACGCCCATTTCGCCATGGAGGAAGGGGTGCTGCGCCGTGTGGCGCCCAGCCGCTTCGTGGCCCACCGCAACCATCACCGGCTGCTGGAAAGCCAGTTCGCCGGCATCCGCCAGCAGGTGGAGAGCGGGCGGCTCGACCCCGGCGTCGCGGTGCGGGGGTTCCTGCGCTTCTGGCTGATGGACCATGTGCTCGGCTCCGACCGGCCGACCTTCGCGGATGCGGCCGACGCGGCGCCCCGCTGA
- the cbiB gene encoding adenosylcobinamide-phosphate synthase CbiB, protein MELHPSVLAAALLIEAAAGYPDALYAQIRHPVVWIGALIAQLDRALNRERESFAVRKAAGVLALLVLLLVVGGAASAVAGLCRNLPLGGLLEAALASTLLAQRSLHDHVAAVAAAFRDGGLEAAREAVSRIVGRNPASLDEHGVSRAAIESLSENFSDGVVAPACWLLVGGLPGIALYKAINTADSMIGHRTPRHEAFGWAAARLDDLVNLPGSRLSALLIWVAARFTEGADAGESWRSVRRDAHRHRSPNAGWPEAAMAGALDLRLGGPRVYGAVRIEDAWMGPGRTAATAQDITRALHLYRRACIALVAGALLLALTL, encoded by the coding sequence GTGGAGCTTCATCCGTCCGTGCTCGCCGCCGCTCTCCTCATCGAGGCCGCCGCCGGCTATCCGGACGCACTCTACGCCCAAATCCGCCACCCGGTGGTGTGGATCGGGGCGCTTATCGCCCAGCTTGACCGCGCGCTCAACCGCGAGCGCGAGTCCTTCGCCGTCCGCAAGGCCGCCGGTGTGCTGGCTCTGCTCGTCCTGCTTCTGGTGGTGGGCGGCGCGGCGTCGGCGGTGGCCGGGCTGTGCCGGAATCTGCCGCTCGGCGGGCTCCTCGAAGCGGCCCTGGCCTCCACCCTGCTGGCGCAGCGCAGCCTGCACGACCATGTCGCCGCGGTCGCCGCCGCCTTCCGCGACGGCGGGCTGGAGGCGGCGCGCGAGGCGGTGTCGCGCATCGTCGGCCGCAACCCGGCGAGCCTCGACGAGCATGGGGTGAGCCGCGCCGCCATCGAAAGCCTGTCGGAGAATTTCTCGGACGGGGTGGTCGCCCCGGCCTGCTGGCTGCTGGTCGGCGGGCTGCCGGGAATCGCGCTCTACAAGGCGATCAACACCGCGGACAGCATGATCGGCCACCGCACCCCCCGGCACGAGGCGTTCGGCTGGGCGGCGGCGCGGCTGGACGATCTGGTCAACCTGCCCGGCTCCCGCCTGTCGGCTCTGCTGATCTGGGTGGCCGCCCGCTTCACCGAGGGGGCCGATGCGGGCGAATCCTGGCGGTCGGTGCGGCGCGACGCCCACCGTCACCGCTCCCCCAACGCCGGCTGGCCGGAGGCGGCGATGGCCGGGGCGCTCGACCTCCGGCTCGGCGGGCCGCGGGTCTACGGCGCGGTGCGGATCGAGGACGCCTGGATGGGGCCGGGCCGCACCGCCGCCACCGCCCAGGACATCACCCGCGCCCTTCACCTCTACCGCCGCGCCTGCATCGCCCTGGTGGCCGGCGCGCTGCTGCTGGCGCTCACCCTCTGA
- a CDS encoding homospermidine synthase, whose product MTLDTKHITFTGRMVIVGFGSIGQGVLPLILRHIGITKDQITIVTAEERGHAEADELGVKFINLPLTRENYAQVLEPMVGKGDFLVNLSVDVSSVALFEFCHKVGALYIDTCVEPWAGGYTDPSLSPSLRSNYALRETALSHRPAFEGGPTAVLTHGANPGLVSHFVKQALLNVAADTGESTEVPKDRAGWGALAAKLGVKVIHIAERDTQVSNEPKKVGEFVNTWSIDGFVGEGCQPTELGWGSHEKHFPVDGRRHEFGCDAAIYLMRPGASTRVRTWTPLEGPFHGFLITHSEAISIADYYTQRDGNHVTYRPTVHYAYHPCDDAVKSVHELAGKNWYMQPSQRLMMHEIVSGTDELGVLLMGHKKGIYWFGSRLGIDEARALVPYNNATSLQVTVAVLAGIVWALENPNRGIVEPDEIDFQRILEIAKPYLGELVGAYGDWTPLQDRERLFPEDIDHDDPWQFKNFRVV is encoded by the coding sequence ATGACCCTGGACACCAAGCACATCACCTTCACCGGCCGCATGGTCATTGTCGGCTTCGGATCGATTGGCCAGGGAGTGTTGCCCCTGATTTTGCGCCACATCGGAATCACGAAGGACCAGATCACCATCGTCACCGCCGAGGAGCGCGGTCATGCCGAGGCGGATGAGCTTGGCGTCAAATTCATCAACCTGCCGCTGACGAGGGAGAATTACGCCCAGGTGCTGGAGCCCATGGTGGGCAAGGGCGATTTCCTGGTCAACCTGTCGGTGGACGTGTCGTCCGTCGCCCTGTTCGAGTTCTGCCACAAGGTCGGCGCGCTCTACATCGACACCTGCGTCGAGCCGTGGGCCGGCGGTTACACGGACCCGTCGCTGTCGCCGTCGCTGCGCTCCAACTACGCCCTGCGCGAGACCGCGCTGTCGCACCGCCCCGCCTTCGAGGGTGGGCCGACCGCCGTCCTGACCCACGGCGCCAACCCCGGCCTCGTCTCGCATTTCGTCAAGCAGGCGCTGCTCAACGTCGCCGCGGACACCGGCGAATCGACGGAGGTCCCGAAGGACCGCGCCGGCTGGGGCGCCCTGGCCGCCAAGCTGGGCGTCAAGGTGATCCACATCGCCGAACGCGACACCCAGGTCTCCAACGAGCCGAAGAAAGTGGGCGAGTTCGTCAACACCTGGTCCATCGACGGCTTCGTCGGCGAGGGCTGCCAGCCCACCGAACTCGGTTGGGGCAGCCACGAGAAGCATTTCCCCGTGGATGGCCGCCGCCACGAATTCGGCTGTGACGCCGCCATCTATCTGATGCGACCCGGCGCCTCCACCCGCGTGCGCACCTGGACCCCGCTGGAGGGGCCGTTCCACGGCTTCCTCATCACCCACAGCGAGGCGATCTCCATCGCCGACTACTACACCCAGCGCGACGGCAACCACGTCACCTACCGCCCGACCGTGCATTACGCCTATCACCCCTGCGACGACGCGGTGAAGTCGGTGCACGAGCTGGCCGGCAAGAACTGGTACATGCAGCCGAGCCAGCGCCTGATGATGCACGAGATCGTCAGCGGCACCGATGAGCTGGGCGTCCTGCTGATGGGCCACAAGAAGGGCATCTACTGGTTCGGCTCCCGCCTGGGGATCGACGAGGCGCGCGCTCTGGTGCCGTACAACAACGCGACCTCGCTGCAGGTCACGGTGGCGGTCCTGGCCGGCATCGTCTGGGCGCTGGAGAACCCGAACCGCGGCATCGTCGAGCCGGACGAGATCGACTTCCAGCGCATCCTGGAGATCGCCAAGCCCTATCTCGGCGAGCTGGTCGGCGCCTATGGCGACTGGACTCCGCTGCAGGACCGCGAGCGCCTGTTCCCCGAGGACATCGACCACGACGATCCCTGGCAGTTCAAGAACTTCCGGGTCGTGTGA
- a CDS encoding acireductone dioxygenase, with protein sequence MARLSIYSDTDPSVAELSSADPALVTAHLALAGVLFERWQDPRAIPDAADAQAVLEAYAAPVAALREARGFQSADVVRMPRGLPDAAARRASFLAEHTHDEDEARFFVQGGGAFYLHMDEKVFRIVCGPGDLLSIPARTRHWFDMGPDPEFTAIRFFTRPDGWVATFTGDVIADRFPKFEPETGPLP encoded by the coding sequence ATGGCGCGTTTGTCGATCTACAGCGACACCGATCCCTCCGTCGCGGAACTCTCGTCCGCCGACCCGGCGCTGGTCACCGCCCATCTGGCGCTGGCCGGCGTGCTGTTCGAGCGATGGCAGGACCCCCGGGCCATCCCCGACGCCGCCGACGCCCAGGCGGTGCTGGAGGCCTACGCCGCGCCCGTGGCCGCCTTGAGGGAGGCGCGCGGTTTCCAATCCGCCGACGTGGTGCGGATGCCCCGCGGCCTGCCGGACGCCGCCGCCCGCCGTGCCTCCTTTCTCGCGGAACACACCCACGACGAGGACGAGGCCCGCTTCTTCGTGCAGGGCGGCGGCGCCTTCTACCTGCACATGGACGAGAAGGTGTTCCGCATCGTGTGCGGGCCCGGCGACCTGCTGAGCATCCCGGCGCGGACGCGGCATTGGTTCGACATGGGGCCCGACCCGGAATTCACCGCCATCCGCTTCTTCACGCGTCCGGACGGCTGGGTGGCGACCTTCACCGGCGACGTGATCGCCGACCGTTTTCCGAAGTTCGAGCCGGAAACCGGTCCCCTCCCATGA